A genomic segment from Pistricoccus aurantiacus encodes:
- a CDS encoding hypoxanthine-guanine phosphoribosyltransferase, giving the protein MDPQFHESLASMRDMMAEADCLISQKEVEHALDRMAEQITEDFGDKLPVIYCVMNGGLITTGHLLTRLGFPLEVDYLHATRYRGKTRGGELFWRVSPEIPMAGRHVIIVDDILDEGSTLAAILQYCQEAGAASISTAVLVDKRHDRKAVPGLKADYCSLEVVDRYVFGFGMDYQGYWRNAPGIFAPKGL; this is encoded by the coding sequence ATGGACCCTCAATTTCATGAATCCCTGGCCTCCATGCGCGACATGATGGCGGAGGCGGACTGCCTGATTTCCCAGAAGGAAGTCGAACATGCACTGGACCGCATGGCGGAGCAGATCACCGAGGACTTCGGTGACAAGCTGCCGGTGATCTACTGTGTGATGAACGGCGGCCTGATCACCACCGGCCATCTGTTGACTCGGCTCGGCTTTCCCCTGGAAGTGGACTATCTGCACGCCACACGCTATCGCGGCAAGACCCGCGGTGGCGAGCTTTTCTGGCGGGTATCGCCGGAGATTCCCATGGCCGGTCGCCACGTCATCATCGTCGACGACATTCTCGACGAAGGTTCCACTCTGGCGGCGATTCTTCAGTACTGTCAGGAAGCCGGCGCCGCCAGTATCTCCACCGCGGTACTGGTGGACAAGCGGCACGATCGCAAGGCGGTGCCCGGGCTCAAGGCGGACTATTGCAGCCTCGAAGTCGTCGACCGCTATGTGTTCGGCTTCGGCATGGATTACCAAGGGTATTGGCGTAATGCTCCCGGTATCTTCGCGCCGAAAGGGCTTTGA
- a CDS encoding S-methyl-5'-thioinosine phosphorylase, translating to MLAVIGGTGLTEMQGLEVVERHGTETPLGDASSDVLEGLLNGKKCLFLARHGHPHKLPPHRVNYRANLWRLKEAGATQILGVNAVGGIDPKLSSGTLMVPDQLIDYTSGREATYFDGRFKPLKYIDFSWPYDARLREALLAAGRAAGETLVNGGVYGCTQGPRLETAAEIARMARDGCRLVGMTGMPEAALARELGIPYACLALVVNPAAGVVEREITMAEIEAALEDGIDRVKRVIRCLNA from the coding sequence ATGCTAGCGGTGATTGGCGGTACCGGTCTAACGGAAATGCAGGGCCTTGAGGTAGTTGAGCGTCACGGTACTGAAACTCCCTTGGGCGATGCCTCCAGCGATGTGCTGGAAGGGCTGCTGAATGGAAAAAAGTGTCTGTTCCTGGCCCGCCACGGACATCCGCACAAACTGCCGCCGCATCGGGTCAATTACCGCGCCAACCTCTGGCGGCTCAAGGAGGCGGGGGCAACGCAAATCCTGGGTGTCAACGCCGTGGGCGGTATCGATCCGAAGCTTTCGTCGGGCACTCTGATGGTGCCGGATCAGTTGATCGACTATACCAGCGGCCGTGAGGCGACTTATTTCGATGGCCGGTTCAAGCCATTGAAATATATAGATTTCAGCTGGCCCTACGATGCCAGGCTGCGTGAGGCGTTGCTGGCGGCGGGGCGGGCCGCCGGCGAAACTCTGGTGAACGGCGGTGTTTACGGTTGCACCCAGGGTCCGCGGCTGGAAACCGCCGCGGAGATCGCCCGCATGGCTCGCGACGGCTGCCGTCTGGTAGGCATGACCGGCATGCCGGAGGCGGCGCTGGCGCGTGAGCTTGGCATTCCCTACGCTTGCTTGGCGCTGGTGGTCAATCCCGCCGCCGGGGTGGTGGAGCGAGAAATCACCATGGCGGAAATAGAAGCCGCTCTCGAAGATGGAATCGATCGAGTCAAGCGAGTGATTCGCTGCCTGAATGCCTGA
- a CDS encoding L,D-transpeptidase, producing MFTPRLEELPPNHALWLEIDLSAQCLQLWRDDEIMKTFPISSGQAGIGQQSGSGRTPLGWHYVRARIGANQPVGAVYRGRRPTGEIYSSDLAAQYPKRDWVLTRILWLCGLEPGFNRGGDVDSQRRYIYLHGTPPQEPMGIPASHGCIRLRDEALLEIFDRAEPGTPVWLHD from the coding sequence ATGTTCACGCCCCGACTCGAAGAATTGCCGCCGAATCATGCCCTCTGGCTGGAGATCGACCTGAGCGCTCAGTGTCTCCAGCTCTGGCGCGATGATGAAATAATGAAGACATTTCCCATATCCAGCGGCCAGGCCGGTATCGGTCAGCAATCCGGCAGCGGCCGAACGCCGCTCGGCTGGCATTACGTGCGCGCCAGGATCGGTGCGAATCAACCGGTGGGAGCGGTCTATCGGGGCCGGCGGCCCACCGGAGAAATCTATTCATCGGATCTGGCCGCACAATACCCGAAACGCGACTGGGTACTGACCCGCATCCTCTGGCTGTGCGGTCTCGAACCGGGTTTCAATCGCGGTGGCGACGTGGATAGCCAGCGCCGCTATATTTATCTGCACGGCACGCCGCCGCAAGAGCCGATGGGTATTCCCGCTTCCCATGGCTGCATACGCCTGCGGGACGAGGCGCTGCTGGAAATATTCGATCGGGCCGAGCCGGGTACGCCGGTCTGGCTACATGACTGA
- the nagZ gene encoding beta-N-acetylhexosaminidase encodes MTQPLGPLMLDLEGPELQKQEVELLERPEVGGVILFARNIKDANQVRELSVELRKIRPDILLAIDQEGGRVQRLKIGVTRLPSMARLAAGYEEDSKRVTQCCQDAGWLLGMEMAACGLDFSFAPVLDVNSGSSTVIGDRSFSSDPQIVATLGGAFIAGLKEAGMASVGKHFPGHGGVAADSHVELPVDPRPFAELRAQDMVPFEQLASRLDGIMPAHVVYPDFDKKPAGFSRSWLGLLREELGFKGTIFSDDLSMAGAGVAGDPASRVRKALEAGCDMVLVCNDRAAAFDALNVCRSVSGKRQAKLRYGRARPDLDALAALSRWRRVHAKLEALAEAEIPRRLDDEH; translated from the coding sequence ATGACACAACCACTTGGCCCGCTGATGCTGGATCTGGAAGGTCCTGAACTTCAGAAGCAGGAAGTCGAGTTGCTTGAGCGTCCTGAAGTGGGTGGCGTCATTCTGTTCGCCCGCAATATCAAGGATGCCAATCAGGTACGCGAACTGAGTGTGGAACTGCGCAAGATACGCCCGGATATACTCCTGGCCATCGATCAGGAAGGCGGTCGGGTTCAACGTCTCAAGATCGGCGTCACGCGACTGCCTTCCATGGCGCGCCTGGCGGCGGGGTACGAGGAAGATTCCAAGCGGGTGACTCAGTGCTGTCAGGATGCCGGCTGGCTGCTGGGCATGGAAATGGCCGCCTGCGGTCTGGATTTTTCCTTTGCTCCGGTGCTGGATGTGAACAGCGGTAGCTCGACGGTGATCGGCGATCGCAGTTTTTCCAGCGACCCGCAAATCGTGGCAACGCTTGGCGGCGCCTTTATCGCCGGTCTGAAGGAAGCCGGCATGGCAAGCGTCGGCAAGCATTTCCCGGGTCACGGCGGAGTGGCGGCGGATTCCCATGTTGAGCTACCGGTGGACCCCCGGCCTTTCGCCGAGCTGCGGGCACAGGACATGGTGCCTTTCGAGCAGTTGGCTTCGCGACTGGACGGCATCATGCCGGCCCACGTGGTGTATCCGGATTTCGACAAAAAACCCGCGGGCTTTTCCCGCTCTTGGCTGGGGCTGCTTCGGGAAGAGCTTGGCTTCAAGGGAACGATATTTTCCGACGATCTCTCCATGGCCGGCGCCGGCGTGGCGGGAGATCCGGCGAGTCGCGTCCGCAAGGCGCTGGAAGCGGGCTGTGACATGGTGCTGGTATGCAACGACCGCGCCGCCGCGTTTGATGCTCTGAACGTCTGTCGATCGGTATCCGGCAAGCGGCAGGCCAAACTGCGCTATGGCCGCGCCAGACCTGATCTCGATGCGCTTGCTGCCCTGAGTCGCTGGCGCCGCGTGCATGCCAAACTCGAAGCCTTGGCGGAAGCAGAAATTCCGCGTCGGCTGGATGACGAGCACTGA
- the lexA gene encoding transcriptional repressor LexA — translation MTRPLTPRQQNVYDFIVKTMNDLGYPPTRAEIARALGFRSPNAAEEHLRALNRKGAIRMIPGTSRGIRLTAQEATTEPQGTTTEAAPTPQEGLAIIGEVAAGSPILAAEHIDRYCPLPPDYFTPRADYLLRVRGLSMQDIGILEGDLLAVHRTEHIRDGQIVVARLEDEVTVKRFKRQGHKVWLIAENADFPTIEVDLRHQDLEIEGIGVGVIRGGNGQALH, via the coding sequence ATGACACGCCCACTGACGCCTCGCCAACAGAATGTCTATGACTTTATCGTCAAGACCATGAACGACCTGGGCTATCCGCCGACTCGGGCGGAAATCGCTCGGGCGCTGGGTTTCCGCTCTCCCAACGCTGCGGAGGAACACCTGAGGGCACTCAATCGCAAGGGCGCGATTCGCATGATCCCCGGCACCTCTCGAGGCATTCGCCTGACTGCGCAGGAGGCCACCACGGAACCTCAGGGCACAACCACGGAGGCAGCTCCAACGCCGCAGGAGGGTCTGGCAATCATCGGCGAGGTGGCGGCGGGCAGCCCGATTCTGGCGGCGGAACACATCGATCGCTACTGTCCCTTGCCTCCGGACTACTTCACGCCGCGAGCGGACTACCTGCTGCGGGTGCGCGGGCTTTCGATGCAGGATATCGGCATCCTCGAAGGTGATCTTCTGGCGGTTCATCGCACGGAGCATATTCGCGACGGTCAGATCGTGGTGGCGCGTCTCGAGGACGAGGTCACGGTCAAGCGTTTCAAACGCCAAGGCCATAAGGTATGGCTGATCGCCGAGAATGCGGATTTCCCCACTATCGAAGTTGACCTGCGTCATCAGGATCTGGAGATTGAAGGCATCGGCGTCGGCGTGATTCGCGGCGGCAATGGCCAGGCGCTGCACTGA
- a CDS encoding TetR/AcrR family transcriptional regulator: MAQIDTVTRILDTAEVLFAERGFAETSLRTITGKAKVNLAAVNYHFGSKKSLIQAVFARYLDPFSERFHLALDNLEKEYGEQVIPLEALLETMAQTALEVPGERNSLKIFMKLLGLAYSQAQGHLRRYIQEHYGDVFTRLVALIRRATPELPDAERFWRLHFVLGTVIFTLSGLDALRDIAEKDYAERISVRDLIRRMRPVIVAAMQAPLPGAGSDRLTAAS; this comes from the coding sequence ATGGCCCAGATCGATACCGTTACCCGGATCCTCGACACCGCTGAAGTCCTGTTTGCAGAGCGGGGATTCGCCGAAACCTCGCTGCGTACCATTACCGGTAAGGCCAAGGTCAACCTGGCGGCGGTCAACTATCACTTCGGTTCCAAGAAGTCGCTGATTCAAGCGGTATTCGCCCGCTATCTGGATCCTTTTTCCGAGCGGTTCCACCTTGCTCTGGACAATCTGGAAAAAGAATACGGCGAGCAAGTCATTCCGCTGGAAGCGCTGCTCGAGACCATGGCGCAAACGGCGCTCGAAGTGCCGGGAGAACGCAACAGCCTCAAGATATTCATGAAGCTTCTGGGGCTTGCCTACAGTCAGGCCCAGGGGCATCTGCGGCGCTACATCCAAGAGCATTACGGCGATGTCTTCACCCGTCTCGTCGCATTGATCCGCCGCGCCACGCCAGAACTGCCGGATGCGGAGCGATTCTGGCGGCTGCATTTTGTGCTGGGCACGGTGATCTTCACCTTGTCCGGTCTCGATGCCCTGCGGGATATCGCCGAAAAGGATTACGCGGAGCGGATCAGCGTAAGGGATCTGATCCGTCGCATGCGTCCAGTGATCGTTGCGGCCATGCAGGCGCCCTTGCCGGGCGCCGGGTCCGATCGCCTTACTGCGGCAAGCTGA
- a CDS encoding mechanosensitive ion channel family protein → MLETLNELLAPWQQTFESWLGVSGWWLLPLLVIGLAIIADLVTRLLLWRLVPLLKKSKSRWDDTIALSIRTPLWVWIWGFALLYVATIISWHYDLGWLQQHLTELRNLFHLLILAWVGLRLTSRIKYRLIVPPAGHKAKPMDANQASVISKIVGATLLIVIGFLVLKQLGVSPSNLLAVGGLGGILIGFAARDVIANFFGGLAVHLDKPFLVGDWVCSPDRDIEGMVENIGWRLTRIRCFDSRPIYVPNALFSNIIVKNPSRMKNWRIYQTIGLRYEDIGQVRDITKAIREMLEDHDSIDTNQFMLVNFKHYDDYSLNLFCYAFSSTTDWVEHQDIQQDVMLRIADIVHENGAELALPTREVHLKDAMVWRQEDHSEERETDDEHDRDRDRQNESRQKESDDDQAAGKRVDKQRHNRPRGSRPGETSETPSSRSEQESES, encoded by the coding sequence ATGCTGGAGACGTTGAACGAGCTCTTGGCGCCTTGGCAGCAAACTTTCGAATCCTGGTTGGGGGTATCCGGCTGGTGGTTGTTGCCATTATTGGTTATCGGTCTGGCGATAATCGCGGATCTTGTGACGCGCCTGCTGCTTTGGCGTCTGGTACCGCTGCTCAAGAAAAGCAAGAGCCGCTGGGACGATACCATCGCTTTGTCGATACGTACCCCGCTATGGGTATGGATATGGGGTTTCGCCCTGCTTTACGTGGCCACCATCATCAGCTGGCATTATGACCTTGGATGGCTTCAGCAACACCTGACAGAGCTAAGAAACCTGTTCCACCTGTTGATCCTGGCCTGGGTGGGCTTGCGGCTGACCTCGCGGATCAAATATCGCCTGATCGTGCCGCCAGCGGGGCACAAGGCCAAGCCCATGGATGCCAATCAGGCCTCGGTAATCAGCAAGATCGTCGGCGCCACGCTGCTGATCGTGATCGGTTTCCTGGTGCTTAAACAGCTGGGGGTCAGCCCTTCCAATCTGCTTGCTGTCGGAGGCCTGGGAGGCATCCTGATCGGCTTCGCTGCCCGGGACGTGATCGCCAATTTCTTTGGCGGCCTGGCGGTGCATCTGGACAAGCCCTTTCTAGTGGGAGACTGGGTCTGTTCGCCGGACCGGGATATCGAGGGCATGGTGGAAAACATCGGCTGGCGCCTGACGCGCATCCGCTGCTTCGATTCTCGCCCCATCTATGTGCCCAACGCCCTGTTCAGCAATATCATCGTCAAGAATCCCTCTCGCATGAAGAACTGGCGTATCTACCAGACCATTGGCCTGCGCTACGAGGATATCGGACAGGTGCGCGATATCACCAAGGCCATTCGCGAGATGCTGGAGGACCATGACTCCATCGATACCAACCAGTTCATGTTGGTCAATTTCAAACACTATGACGACTACTCGCTGAATCTGTTCTGCTATGCCTTCAGCAGTACCACCGACTGGGTGGAGCACCAGGACATTCAGCAGGACGTCATGCTGCGAATCGCGGATATCGTGCACGAAAATGGTGCGGAACTCGCACTCCCCACCCGGGAAGTGCATCTCAAGGATGCCATGGTCTGGCGTCAAGAAGACCATTCGGAAGAGCGCGAAACCGACGACGAACACGATCGAGACAGGGATCGCCAGAACGAGAGTCGTCAGAAAGAATCGGACGATGACCAGGCCGCAGGCAAGCGGGTCGACAAGCAGCGCCACAATCGCCCTCGGGGGAGCCGCCCCGGTGAAACCAGTGAAACACCCTCATCAAGAAGCGAACAGGAAAGCGAAAGCTGA